In Sideroxyarcus emersonii, one DNA window encodes the following:
- a CDS encoding PhoH family protein, producing the protein MNARKATTDRDTKLFVLDTNVLMHDPTSLFRFEEHDVYLPMFVLEELDNNKKGMTEVARNARQASRFIDNLISESEVHIEEGVRLDALGNMNATGRLFLQTEFISSQLPENLANGKADNAILGVVAYLHKLFPKRQVALVSKDINMRIKARALGLSAQDYFNDKVLEDTDLLYTGVRELHPDFWEKNGKDMVSGTQGGHTFYNIKGPDCRDLLVNEFVFQDDPSNPFFAVVAAQDSNTATLRTLTDYTHSKNAIWGITARNREQNFVLNLLMNPEIDFVTLLGQAGTGKTLLTLAAGLMQTLEHKLYSEIIMTRVTVPVGEDIGFLPGTEEEKMSPWMGALDDNLDVLNKSDDEGGEWGRAATRDLIRSRIKIKSLNFMRGRTFLNKYLIIDEAQNLTPKQMKTLITRAGPGTKVVCMGNIAQIDTPYLTEGSSGLTYVVDRFKGWAHSGHVTLQRGERSRLADHAAEVL; encoded by the coding sequence ATGAACGCACGTAAAGCAACAACGGACAGGGACACCAAACTCTTCGTGCTGGACACCAACGTGCTGATGCACGACCCGACCAGCCTGTTCCGCTTCGAGGAACACGATGTCTACCTGCCGATGTTCGTACTGGAAGAGCTGGACAACAACAAGAAGGGCATGACCGAGGTCGCCCGCAACGCCCGCCAGGCCAGCCGCTTCATCGACAACCTGATCAGCGAAAGCGAAGTGCACATCGAGGAAGGTGTCCGCCTGGATGCCCTGGGCAACATGAACGCGACCGGGCGCCTGTTCCTGCAGACCGAGTTCATCTCCAGCCAGTTGCCGGAGAACCTGGCCAACGGCAAAGCCGACAATGCGATCCTTGGCGTGGTCGCCTACCTGCACAAACTGTTCCCGAAGCGCCAGGTCGCCCTGGTGTCCAAAGACATCAACATGCGCATCAAGGCGCGCGCCCTCGGCCTGTCGGCGCAGGACTACTTCAACGACAAGGTGCTGGAAGACACCGACCTGCTCTACACCGGGGTGCGCGAACTGCACCCGGATTTCTGGGAGAAGAACGGCAAGGACATGGTCTCCGGCACGCAAGGCGGGCATACCTTCTACAACATCAAGGGGCCGGATTGCCGCGACCTGCTGGTGAACGAATTCGTGTTCCAGGACGATCCCAGCAACCCGTTCTTCGCCGTGGTGGCAGCCCAGGACAGCAACACGGCGACGCTGCGCACCCTCACCGACTATACGCACAGCAAGAACGCGATCTGGGGCATCACCGCGCGCAACCGCGAACAGAACTTCGTGCTCAACCTGCTGATGAACCCCGAGATCGATTTCGTCACGCTGCTGGGCCAGGCCGGTACCGGCAAGACCCTGCTCACGCTGGCTGCCGGCCTGATGCAGACGCTGGAGCACAAGCTCTATTCCGAGATCATCATGACTCGCGTCACCGTGCCGGTGGGCGAAGACATCGGCTTCCTGCCGGGCACCGAGGAAGAGAAGATGTCGCCGTGGATGGGCGCACTGGACGACAACCTGGACGTGCTCAACAAGTCGGACGACGAAGGCGGCGAATGGGGCCGCGCCGCCACGCGCGACCTGATCCGCTCGCGCATCAAGATCAAGTCGCTCAACTTCATGCGCGGCCGCACCTTCCTCAACAAGTACCTGATCATCGACGAGGCGCAGAACCTGACGCCCAAGCAGATGAAGACGCTGATCACGCGCGCCGGCCCCGGCACCAAGGTGGTGTGCATGGGCAACATCGCACAGATCGACACGCCCTACCTGACCGAAGGCAGCTCCGGCCTGACCTACGTGGTCGACCGGTTCAAGGGCTGGGCGCACAGCGGCCATGTCACCCTGCAGCGCGGCGAACGTTCGCGC
- a CDS encoding peroxiredoxin encodes MPKQAVADFTLPATGGVDFKLYPIRSRSLVVYFYPKDSTPGCTTEAQQFRDLYPAYLKAGCEIVGISRDSIKSHENFKAKFTLPFALLSDADETVCNLFGVMKQKMMYGKQVRGIERSTFVLDQHGTIRKEWRGLKADGHAQEVLTFVQTL; translated from the coding sequence ATGCCAAAACAAGCTGTAGCCGACTTCACCCTGCCCGCCACCGGCGGTGTCGATTTCAAGCTCTACCCGATTCGCAGCAGGTCCCTGGTGGTCTATTTCTACCCCAAGGACAGCACGCCCGGCTGCACCACCGAAGCGCAGCAGTTTCGCGACCTGTATCCCGCATACCTGAAGGCGGGATGCGAAATCGTCGGCATCTCGCGCGACAGCATCAAATCGCACGAGAACTTCAAGGCGAAATTCACCCTGCCGTTCGCGCTGCTATCCGATGCGGATGAAACGGTGTGCAACCTGTTCGGCGTGATGAAGCAGAAGATGATGTACGGCAAACAAGTGCGCGGCATCGAGCGCAGCACCTTCGTGCTCGACCAGCACGGCACCATCCGCAAGGAATGGCGCGGACTCAAGGCAGACGGTCACGCCCAGGAAGTTCTCACTTTTGTTCAAACTCTGTAA